One Blastocatellia bacterium genomic window, ATGTAATCAAGCCCCGCCAGCAGATTGTGCACCTTCTGCCCCCGCCCCCTCGCTCTCCCCGCCTCCACAACATGAACGTGCAACGCCCCCGTCTCACTCACCACACGACCGATCTCCCCATAAGCCGGATCCGCCCGAGAATCAACCACACAAATGAGCTGGTAAGCCGGATAATCCTGCTCGATCAGGGACCGCAGATTCTCCCTAAAACCCTCATCCAGACCCCGACACGGAACAATCACAGCTGCCGGCGGCATGACCCCACACCCACCCCCTCCTCGCTCCCTCCGAACATACCTCAACTGCTTCCACCCTCTCCACACTGAGACTACCCCCTGCCAGGCTACAAGCAATACGCCAAGCTCAAACACTGTCATTGGATCTCGCCACCCCAACTTTTAGACCAACGGATCCGTTCCCCTTGAGCCTAAACTCAACTAGTGCCGTCTAGTGCCGTCGGTAAAGCTTCATCACCATGCCGTATTTGGGCCGCAGCGTCACCGAGGGAAGTACCGCAACCCGATGCTCGGGCACATGCCGCAACCTCCATCTTTGCGCAATCGTGGCAATGACGATCGTCCCCTCCAGCCAGGCGAACGATTCTCCAATGCAGGACCGCGGACCTGCCCCAAACGGAAAGTAGCAAAAGTCCGGCCGCGCCGCTTCTGCCTCCGGCGTCCATCGCTCGGGATCGAAACGGAAAGGATCGGGAAAAAACCGAGGATCATGGTGAGTCACGTACTGACTTACGAGAACGCCCGATCCCCGAGGAATGCGATACCTCCCAACCTCAATATCCTTGACCACCCGCCGTCCCAGCACCCAGGCCGGGGGATACCGCCGCAACGCCTCGGCCAAGACCATTCGCGTGTATACCAATCGAGGAACATCCTCGGCGGTCACCAGGCGCCCGCCAAGCACACTATCCACCTCCTCCTGTAGTCGCGCTTCAACCTCGGGATGCTGGGATATGAGATAGAGCGTCCAGGTAATGGCCGATGCCGTCGTCTCTTGACCAGCAATGAAGATCGTCACGGCAATGTCCCGCAATTGCTCATCCGAAAGACTCCGTCCCGTCTCCGGATCAGTTGCCCGAAGCAAGGCGGAGACGAGGTCCCCCGACGACGTCGGCCCCCGCCGACGCTCGCCAATAATTCGATAGAGCACCCGATCAATGGTCTGCCTGGCCTTGTCACGGCGACGGTTTGCTGGAAGCCAGGGGATCTTTTCCACAATGTAGCCGTAGGGGATGAGCATCTGGTGCCACCACGTCATGAACTCTGCGATGGCATCCTTGATCTCCTCTGACTCAGACACATCTGATCCAAACAGGGCCTCTCCAACAACACCCAAGGTCAGATCCGTGATGTCTCGATAAATGTCGCGTGTCTCCCCATCATGCCAGCGGTTAGTGATCTCATCGGCGTAC contains:
- a CDS encoding glycosyl transferase, with translation MPPAAVIVPCRGLDEGFRENLRSLIEQDYPAYQLICVVDSRADPAYGEIGRVVSETGALHVHVVEAGRARGRGQKVHNLLAGLDY
- a CDS encoding cytochrome P450 is translated as MVTVMVRRRLPPHPGFRLPLVTLLEFRRDPLSFLLKLARTYGDIVFFRLGTSPVYLLSHPDYIKSLLVTHHSHIVKGKGFERTKYLIGDGLLTSEGETHRWQRRLAQPSFSPRWNIIYGSVMTRYADEITNRWHDGETRDIYRDITDLTLGVVGEALFGSDVSESEEIKDAIAEFMTWWHQMLIPYGYIVEKIPWLPANRRRDKARQTIDRVLYRIIGERRRGPTSSGDLVSALLRATDPETGRSLSDEQLRDIAVTIFIAGQETTASAITWTLYLISQHPEVEARLQEEVDSVLGGRLVTAEDVPRLVYTRMVLAEALRRYPPAWVLGRRVVKDIEVGRYRIPRGSGVLVSQYVTHHDPRFFPDPFRFDPERWTPEAEAARPDFCYFPFGAGPRSCIGESFAWLEGTIVIATIAQRWRLRHVPEHRVAVLPSVTLRPKYGMVMKLYRRH